The Fulvia fulva chromosome 6, complete sequence genome includes a window with the following:
- a CDS encoding Decapping nuclease RAI1, whose product MSGTSRMQSFKFHDLTPFQGKSAAVKRPREITEFSFDDDHVCFPLDSRSLRYYFPPDIDVPYVRDRPRIDLSAGFTSFRKYDDAADLGLNPLLDTIQQYEEQTKTQLQADVLTWRGMMTKILVAPFDMFGEFKMLATCFEGTIYIEQDKMIKAVENEIANRRHNNGRHNNAYPAEQMQYWGYKFETLATLPRPWSECSREEIENREAETVSNYAQYCSVVRTGIGNHSIVIGGEVDAVIGCKPDEPTDPIPYVELKTSEDFHSNDQKSAKKFERKMCRFWAQSFLLGVPKIVIGFRNKDGFLQRLEAWDTLDIPNFVKRQGMQTWDGNTCINFAAAFLDFLKQQITGEGTWTIERKKGANEILLSKISDDYDKKIVGRSFRQHREDFSFDAS is encoded by the exons ATGTCGGGAACGAGCAGGATGCAGTCTTTCAAGTTCCACGATTTGACGCCTTTCCAGGGTAAGTCAGCTGCTGTGAAGCGGCCGCGAGAGATCACAGAATTCTCCTTCGACGACGACCATGTCTGCTTTCCACTAGACTCCCGAAGCCTGCGATACTACTTTCCACCAGATATCGATGTTCCGTATGTACGAGATCGTCCGCGCATCGATCTTTCGGCCGGCTTCACATCCTTTCGAAAGTACGATGACGCCGCTGATCTCGGCCTCAACCCTCTGCTCGATACCATTCAGCAGTATGAAGAGCAAACGAAGACACAGCTGCAGGCTGATGTCCTTACGTGGCGGGGCATGATGACGAAG ATTCTGGTGGCACCTTTCGACATGTTCGGCGAGTTTAAGATGCTTGCCACCTGCTTCGAA GGTACTATCTACATTGAGCAAGACAAGATGATCAAAGCTGTGGAGAACGAAATCGCGAATCGTCGTCACAACAATGGTCGTCACAACAATGCATATCCAGCAGAACAAATGCAATATTGGG GCTACAAGTTCGAGACACTAGCCACGCTACCACGACCATGGTCTGAGTGCAGCCGAGAAGAAATCGAAAATCGTGAAGCCGAGACTGTGAGCAACTATGCCCAATACTGCTCAGTCGTGCGGACTGGCATAGGAAACCACAGTATTGTCATTGGCGGCGAAGTCGACGCTGTCATTGGGTGCAAGCCAGACGAGCCGACAGATCCAATCCCATACGTCGAACTGAAGACCAGTGAGGACTTCCACAGCAACGACCAGAAGTCCGCCAAGAAGTTCGAGCGAAAGATGTGCCGCTTCTGGGCACAATCATTCCTCCTGGGCGTGCCCAAGATTGTCATTGGCTTCCGCAACAAGGACGGCTTCCTGCAACGACTTGAGGCATGGGACACGCTGGACATCCCAAACTTTGTCAAGCGGCAAGGTATGCAGACTTGGGATGGAAATACCTGCATCAACTTCGCGGCTGCCTTTCTCGACTTCCTCAAGCAGCAAATAACCGGAGAAGGCACCTGGACCATCGAGCGCAAGAAGGGTGCCAATGAGATCTTGTTGTCAAAAATCAGTGACGATTATGACAAGAAGATCGTGGGCCGAAGCTTCCGACAGCATCGGGAAGATTTCTCGTTCGATGCATCTTGA
- a CDS encoding Vegetative incompatibility protein HET-E-1, with amino-acid sequence MRLLSTSKLEFRTFPDRDGKTPAYAILSHTWSTIADEEVLYHDIINGTVTTRKAYPKLEGAMQQARPSYDWIWVDTCCIDKTSSAELSEAINTMYNWYEKADTCLAFLEDKAFHSVSEIVQSKWFTRGWTLQELIAPKDVLFFDKYWTSIGSKKSSTIYNAISERTKVGVDILLGTTPIQSVSVAQRMSWAAGRKTTRDEDMAYCLMGIFGVNMPMLYGEGGKNAFHRLQEQIMKDSNDHTIFTWTSHPDAKTGPYHGLLADDPHVFANAGNFVGYNDWEDAEPFQPSNRGLRINFHLEPTPREAGLGENTFYAALNVPVPSQIQGYHGLVAIILQKLDVGVKQFTRIRCHEVRGMTTRAGYASTVYVRQKADAQDHEALTPYHFMMPRRLMTPQDEYVLDRVACYPLAEPHIAPRPLLQAWLAASQASSFQVIKRAGKLAAILYFRRKSDNAWLSILLGSRTDLEVGFTTLAGFRQVSNLTEAEQDLQLYPSGTTIEAGNHFVRIDVEVKVDMPRKLYFLDLTIHGRPRTPPPPLLPEVVYNAVDFLADTMLDTVIGAADETQQRAKSVSRRGISLRRSEKK; translated from the coding sequence ATGCGTTTGCTGAGTACAAGCAAGCTTGAGTTCAGGACATTTCCTGATCGAGATGGCAAGACGCCCGCCTACGCTATCCTGTCGCACACATGGAGCACCATCGCGGACGAGGAGGTGCTGTATCACGATATCATCAATGGCACCGTGACTACGAGGAAGGCGTATCCGAAACTGGAGGGAGCCATGCAGCAGGCGAGGCCTTCGTACGATTGGATATGGGTTGACACTTGCTGCATCGACAAGACGAGTTCGGCGGAGTTGAGTGAGGCGATCAATACAATGTATAATTGGTATGAGAAAGCCGATACGTGTCTGGCTTTTCTTGAGGATAAGGCTTTTCATTCTGTGAGCGAGATTGTGCAGTCAAAGTGGTTCACGAGAGGATGGACGCTGCAGGAGCTCATAGCGCCGAAAGACGTGCTGTTCTTCGATAAATATTGGACCAGCATTGGCAGCAAGAAGTCTTCGACCATCTACAATGCCATATCAGAGCGGACGAAAGTTGGCGTTGATATCTTGTTGGGAACGACACCGATTCAGAGCGTTTCGGTCGCTCAACGCATGTCATGGGCAGCAGGGCGCAAGACAACCCGGGACGAGGATATGGCTTACTGTCTAATGGGAATCTTTGGTGTCAACATGCCCATGCTGTACGGCGAAGGTGGGAAGAACGCCTTTCATCGGCTGCAAGAGCAGATTATGAAAGACTCCAACGACCACACGATCTTCACTTGGACCAGCCATCCAGACGCCAAGACTGGCCCATACCACGGGCTTCTCGCTGATGATCCGCATGTCTTTGCGAATGCTGGAAACTTCGTTGGCTACAACGACTGGGAAGACGCCGAGCCTTTCCAGCCCTCCAACCGAGGATTGCGCATCAACTTCCACCTCGAGCCGACACCTCGGGAAGCTGGTCTTGGGGAGAACACATTCTATGCAGCGCTCAACGTTCCGGTCCCCTCGCAGATCCAGGGGTACCACGGTTTAGTTGCCATCATCCTCCAGAAGCTAGACGTCGGCGTAAAGCAGTTCACCCGGATCCGATGCCATGAAGTGAGAGGCATGACGACAAGAGCCGGATATGCCAGCACCGTATATGTACGCCAGAAGGCCGATGCGCAGGACCACGAAGCCCTTACACCATATCACTTCATGATGCCGAGGAGGTTGATGACGCCGCAGGACGAGTATGTTCTGGATCGTGTTGCGTGTTATCCTTTGGCAGAACCGCATATCGCTCCAAGACCACTCTTACAAGCTTGGCTCGCGGCTTCGCAAGCGAGTTCTTTCCAAGTGATCAAACGAGCTGGCAAGCTGGCAGCTATTCTGTATTTCCGGCGAAAGTCAGATAACGCCTGGTTGTCGATTTTGCTGGGTAGCAGGACTGATCTTGAAGTCGGATTCACTACATTGGCCGGGTTTCGTCAAGTGTCCAACTTGACTGAGGCCGAACAAGATCTGCAGCTGTATCCGTCTGGTACGACGATCGAAGCTGGCAACCACTTCGTGCGGATCGATGTGGAAGTCAAAGTCGACATGCCTCGGAAGTTGTATTTCCTAGACCTGACGATCCATGGCAGACCTCGAACGCCGCCTCCTCCGCTATTACCGGAGGTGGTGTATAACGCCGTGGACTTCCTAGCAGATACCATGCTCGATACCGTGATCGGTGCGGCAGATGAGACGCAGCAACGGGCGAAGTCCGTGTCGCGGCGAGGGATCTCGCTTCGACGATCAGAAAAGAAGTGA
- a CDS encoding ABC multidrug transporter atrD translates to MTPDPEKRELCDSSSQDGLESRDEITMGGHEKAQLGQTPFPTMLPNEPAPPLHRLDSQIPKKTDEEKKDTDDVFSHLPEHEAAILRRQLEIPPVKVTYKALYRYATKIDLLLMVICSICAIAGGAALPLMTIIFGSLAGTFQGFFQGTTTGADFSSTISHLTLYFVYLGIGEFVVTYIATVGFIYTGEHISGKIRQHYLASILRQNIGYFDKLGAGEITTRITADTNLVQDGISEKVGLTLTAIATFVAAYVIGYIKFWKLTLILTSTIVAIFLTMGGLGQFIVKWNKLSLSSYAEGGTVAEEVISSIRNAIAFGTQDKLAKEYDKHLGVAEKSGFKTKAITGSMIGFLMCYVYLTYSLAFWLGSRYVVSNEATLSDVLTILLSIMIGAFALGNVAPNIQAFTTSIAAAAKIYATIDRKSPLDPTSQEGERIENLQGVVELRDIKHIYPSRPEVTVMQDVNLVVPAGKTTALVGASGSGKSTIVGLVERFYDPVGGEVLLDGLNIQALNLRWLRQQISLVSQEPTLFAATIAGNIRHGLIGTEHESLPEDKIRELIEDAAKQANAHDFISSLPEGYETNVGERGFLLSGGQKQRIAIARAIVSDPKILLLDEATSALDTKSEGVVQAALDKAAQGRTTIVIAHRLSTIKDADNIVVMSQGHIVEQGNHNELLERKEAYYNLVEAQKLAAETEQKREEEMEILDDDLNDGNLLEKSSTDHVQEYEEDPNDLTLGRSKSVQSASSKVLASRNSESSSKYSLWTLIKVVGSFNKKEWQYMLVGLASAIICGAGNPVQAVFFAKSITALALPPSQYDELRSQANFWSWMYFMLALVQLISYLIEGVAFAYCSEKLVHRARDMSFRVMLRQDIAFFDKEENSAGALTSFLSTETTHLAGMSGVTLGTILLVTTTLVIGFTIALAIGWKLALVCIATVPIVLACGFFRFWMLARFQARAKKAYEKSASYACEATSAIRTVASLTREDDVWNHYHLQIVDQESKSLVSVLRSSSLYAASQSLMFLCIALGFWYGGTLIGSGEYDLFQFFLCFSAVIFGAQSAGTIFSFAPDMGKAKHAAAEMKTMFDRKPEIDTWSTEGEVLETMHGDIEFRDVHFRYPTRPEQPVLRGLDLQVRPGQYVALVGASGCGKSTTIAMLERFYNPLVGGIYVDGKEISSLNVNSYRNHLALVSQEPTLYQGTIRENILLGADKKDCDVSEESIVQACKDANIYDFILSLPDGFSTVVGSKGSMLSGGQKQRVAIARALLRDPKILLLDEATSALDSESEKVVQAALDKAAKGRTTIAVAHRLSTIQKADMIYVFDQGRIVENGTHSELIAMKGRYFELVNLQSLGRTSSWRRTVGE, encoded by the coding sequence ATGACGCCCGACCCCGAGAAGAGAGAGCTGTGCGACAGCTCAAGTCAAGATGGCCTCGAGTCGCGGGACGAGATCACCATGGGTGGTCACGAGAAGGCACAGCTGGGACAAACACCCTTTCCAACCATGCTGCCCAACGAGCCAGCACCACCTCTGCATCGGCTAGACTCTCAGATACCGAAGAAGACGGACGAGGAGAAGAAGGACACCGACGACGTGTTTTCACACCTGCCAGAGCATGAAGCCGCGATACTGAGGCGGCAGCTGGAAATCCCACCCGTCAAGGTCACATACAAAGCTCTGTACCGATACGCGACCAAGATAGATCTTCTCCTCATGGTCATCTGCAGTATATGCGCCATTGCTGGAGGAGCTGCTCTGCCGCTGATGACGATTATCTTCGGATCGCTTGCTGGAACATTTCAAGGTTTCTTCCAGGGTACAACGACCGGGGCCGACTTCTCGAGTACAATCAGCCACTTGACACTGTACTTTGTCTACCTAGGCATTGGAGAATTTGTCGTCACCTACATTGCCACCGTCGGCTTCATCTACACGGGAGAACACATCTCCGGCAAAATTCGACAACACTACCTTGCTAGCATCCTTCGCCAAAACATTGGCTACTTCGATAAGCTTGGCGCTGGCGAGATCACGACCAGGATCACCGCCGATACCAACCTTGTCCAGGATGGTATCTCCGAGAAAGTCGGTCTTACTTTGACCGCGATTGCGACCTTCGTTGCTGCGTACGTGATTGGCTATATCAAGTTCTGGAAGCTCACCCTCATCCTGACCTCGACCATCGTGGCCATCTTCTTGACCATGGGAGGCCTTGGACAATTCATCGTGAAGTGGAACAAACTGTCACTCTCATCGTACGCAGAGGGCGGAACCGTCGCTGAGGAAGTCATTAGCTCCATTCGCAATGCCATTGCGTTCGGCACCCAGGACAAGCTTGCCAAGGAATACGACAAGCATCTGGGCGTCGCAGAGAAGTCGGGCTTCAAGACCAAGGCCATCACGGGCTCGATGATAGGATTCTTGATGTGCTATGTCTACCTCACATACTCGTTGGCGTTCTGGTTAGGAAGTCGGTACGTGGTGAGCAATGAGGCTACGCTATCGGATGTACTCACAATCTTGTTGTCCATCATGATCGGTGCCTTTGCTTTGGGTAACGTCGCGCCGAACATCCAGGCCTTCACGACATCGATTGCTGCTGCAGCCAAAATCTACGCTACTATTGATCGCAAGTCGCCATTGGACCCAACCTCCCAGGAAGGCGAGAGGATCGAGAACCTGCAGGGTGTTGTTGAGCTTCGTGACATCAAGCATATCTATCCTTCCAGGCCGGAAGTGACCGTCATGCAGGATGTGAACCTCGTCGTGCCTGCAGGTAAGACCACCGCTCTTGTAGGCGCTTCTGGCTCAGGCAAGAGCACGATTGTCGGTCTCGTTGAACGCTTCTACGATCCTGTAGGTGGTGAGGTTCTCCTTGATGGGCTTAACATCCAGGCGCTCAATCTTCGATGGCTACGACAGCAGATCAGTCTTGTATCCCAGGAGCCAACTCTTTTTGCGGCTACGATTGCTGGCAACATTCGACATGGCCTCATCGGCACCGAGCACGAGTCACTGCCAGAGGATAAGATTCGAGAACTCATCGAAGATGCGGCGAAACAGGCGAATGCTCACGACTTCATTTCTTCTCTGCCAGAGGGTTACGAAACCAATGTTGGCGAGCGAGGCTTCTTGCTATCCGGTGGCCAAAAGCAACGTATTGCCATCGCAAGAGCGATTGTCAGCGACCCCAAGATCCTCCTACTCGATGAAGCCACTTCAGCCCTTGACACGAAGAGTGAAGGTGTGGTGCAAGCAGCTTTGGACAAGGCGGCCCAAGGAAGAACCACCATTGTCATTGCTCATCGACTCAGCACCATCAAAGATGCGGACAACATCGTCGTCATGTCACAAGGGCACATCGTTGAGCAGGGTAACCACAATGAACTCCTCGAGCGCAAGGAAGCATACTACAACCTCGTCGAGGCACAGAAGCTTGCAGCTGAGACTGAGCAGAAGCGCGAAGAGGAGATGGAGATCCTTGATGACGACCTGAATGACGGCAACTTGCTTGAGAAGTCTTCGACTGATCATGTCCAGGAGTACGAGGAAGATCCAAACGACCTGACGCTGGGCAGAAGCAAGTCGGTCCAATCCGCATCGAGCAAAGTTCTCGCAAGCAGGAACTCTGAGTCATCATCAAAGTATTCACTCTGGACACTGATCAAGGTCGTCGGATCTTTCAACAAGAAGGAGTGGCAATACATGCTGGTTGGCTTAGCCTCTGCCATCATCTGTGGAGCTGGTAACCCTGTGCAGGCTGTCTTTTTCGCCAAGTCTATCACCGCCCTGGCACTTCCACCTAGTCAGTATGATGAGCTGCGGTCACAAGCCAACTTTTGGAGCTGGATGTATTTCATGCTTGCCCTGGTCCAGCTGATCTCGTACCTGATCGAGGGTGTTGCTTTTGCGTACTGCAGTGAGAAGCTTGTGCACCGCGCTAGAGACATGTCATTCCGTGTGATGCTGAGGCAGGACATTGCTTTCTTCGATAAGGAAGAGAACTCCGCCGGAGCACTTACCAGCTTCTTGAGTACTGAGACGACGCATCTGGCGGGCATGTCTGGAGTCACGCTCGGCACGATTCTTCTGGTCACAACGACTCTGGTCATCGGTTTCACCATCGCTTTGGCTATCGGCTGGAAACTCGCGCTTGTATGCATCGCCACCGTGCCGATTGTCCTAGCATGTGGTTTCTTCCGCTTCTGGATGCTCGCAAGGTTCCAAGCTCGCGCAAAGAAAGCCTACGAAAAGTCCGCCTCCTACGCTTGCGAAGCCACGTCTGCCATCCGCACCGTCGCCTCCCTGACCCGCGAAGACGACGTCTGGAACCACTACCACCTCCAAATCGTCGACCAGGAATCCAAATCCCTCGTCTCCGTCCTCCGCTCCAGCAGTCTTTACGCCGCATCGCAGTCATTGATGTTCCTCTGCATCGCTTTGGGATTCTGGTACGGCGGCACCCTCATCGGCAGCGGCGAGTACGATCTCTTCCAGTTCTTCCTCTGCTTCTCCGCTGTTATCTTCGGTGCGCAGTCTGCAGGTACTATCTTCAGTTTCGCACCGGATATGGGTAAGGCTAAACACGCCGCGGCGGAGATGAAGACGATGTTCGACCGCAAACCCGAAATCGACACGTGGAGCACCGAGGGCGAAGTCCTCGAGACCATGCATGGCGACATCGAGTTCCGCGACGTCCACTTCCGCTACCCTACCCGACCAGAACAGCCCGTCCTCCGCGGTCTGGACCTCCAAGTCCGACCAGGCCAATACGTCGCTCTCGTTGGCGCCTCAGGCTGCGGAAAATCCACTACCATCGCCATGCTGGAACGATTCTACAACCCCCTCGTCGGAGGCATCTACGTGGACGGCAAAGAAATCTCATCACTAAACGTCAACTCCTACCGCAACCACCTCGCCCTCGTGTCCCAGGAACCAACGCTGTACCAGGGCACGATCCGCGAGAACATCCTCCTAGGAGCAGACAAGAAGGACTGCGACGTCTCGGAGGAGTCGATAGTACAGGCATGCAAAGACGCGAATATCTACGACTTCATCCTCTCCCTGCCCGACGGCTTCTCCACCGTCGTCGGGTCCAAGGGGTCCATGTTGTCGGGTGGACAGAAGCAACGTGTCGCTATTGCTCGCGCGCTCTTGCGGGATCCTAAGATTTTGCTGCTTGATGAAGCGACCAGTGCATTGGATAGTGAGAGCGAGAAGGTCGTCCAAGCGGCACTGGACAAAGCCGCAAAGGGACGCACTACAATCGCAGTAGCGCACCGCCTCTCGACAATCCAGAAAGCAGACATGATCTACGTCTTCGACCAAGGGCGGATCGTGGAGAATGGGACGCATTCAGAACTGATTGCGATGAAGGGGCGGTATTTTGAGTTGGTGAATTTGCAGAGTTTGGGGCGGACGTCAAGTTGGAGGAGGACTGTTGGGGAGTAA